The genome window ttttaaaatgcaaatgccaaaatcttaaataaaatgttagcaaataaaCCAGTGTACTAAAATAATCATATATAGTGAATAATTAGGGTTTATTCAAGGGATGCAGGGGTTGTTCAATGCTAGCAAACTTAATGTTATAATCATTTATGTCAGCAGAATTTATTAAGATAATTAATGCTAGCTCCTGTAACAAACAACTACAAAATCTCAGTGTTTTCACACAGGAAATTTCCTCACTCACAGATGGTGCACGTCCAGCTCTCCTCCAGGTGATGACTAGGGATCTGGGCTCTCTTCATTAGGGGCTCCATCATCTCAGAATCCTTTACCTCCAGGCTTGTGGACCAAGGAGACAGTGTGAAAAATGGCATGGGACATTTCAGAGATGAGTCATAGAAATGCACTTATCACTTTCACTCATGTTTCACTGGACATAATCCAGTCTTATGGCCCTAATCTAACTTCAAGGGAAGCTAGCAAATGCTGTCTTCCTGTAAGCCGTGGAAGAGGAAGCTATACTAATGACCACCCAATTAGTCTCTGCCACAGAGATAAAGAGATGCTATACATAGAAGTTCTTTTACTTGCATGCTCCACATCAAAAGTCCAAATCTAATGGCCACCAAATTATGGCATTATCTTCATATCTCTGCTGTCACTTTGGAtgtaaggaaaaaggaaactgtagcctttcaaaattttacttgttcttaagaaaataaaattctgtagtCATCTTGATAGTGCTGATTTAAAGCAAATTCTTCATTTAAAGCCAAAGCAAAACAGCAGCTaaaaatttaagacttttttttcaaaagcagttttaggttcacagcaaaattgagtggcaAGTGTAGAGATTTCAAATATAGCTCCTGCTCCCACAAATGCAaagccttccccattatcaatatcTCCCACCAGAGTGATATATTTGTTGTAATTGATGAATCCACAGACATACATTATAATTGCCCAAAGTCAAGAGTGTACATTACAGTTCATtctggtgttgtacattctacaggtttagacaaatgaataatgatatatatccatcattataatatcataagagtattttcactgccctaaaaatcctctgtgctctgcctattcatccttccccCACTGccaacctctggcaactactgatctttttattgtctccatagtttgccttttccagaatgtcatatagttggaatcatacagtatgtagccttctcagattggcttcttttacttagtaacaTGCgtttaaggtttctccatgtcttttcatgacttgatagctcatttcattttagcactgagtaatattccgttgtctggatgtaccacagtttatttatccattcacccactgaaggacatcttggtggcttccaagttttggcaatgatgaataaagctgctataaacacccaTGTGCAGTTTTTTACATGGACATGTTTTcgactcctttgggtaaataccaaggagcccGATAGCCAGAtcatgtggtaagagtatgtttagttttataagaaacctcTAAACTTCCAAAAACCTTCCAAAAGCCTTCCAAAAAaagctgtgccattttgcatgtCCACCAGCAGTGAGAgctcctattgctccacatcctctccagcagttggtgttgtcagtgttccagattttggtcattctaatagatgtataATGGtctcttattgttttaatttgcatttccctgatgatatatGTTGACGAAAGAACtggcaatgaaaataatccataaccaatctataaatgaaaatttgggagagtttattctgagctgaaatctgaggaccatggcctggggcctttcttcctaaaggaagaaagggcaccaaagaagtgaggtatacagagtggttatatacccccatacaggatgtttcacatatgattgaaatgtccctcccacaatagtcacaagattgccctgtcagcacagcacttgatggacacagcaggtagtgggtctgctctctcagagggTGTAggaggaggcaagcctattgtctcgagctgggcggccacaggtgagcgcagcaatcagtttctagcctaaggaaagatgcttaatccttaagggaataccaacattgggagggggagggaagttgcacctttatctcaagggcctttgttcttgctgtagggaatatctaaagcagatatacaaagcatgctcaacagccacggtcaggcccttttgggaagacaaggtcaggccaaattaggtttacaccacatggcttcctcatattctctaatatatcctattacttcccatttttatttgtcacatagATGTgggagcatcttttcagatgcttatttgtcacctgtatatcttctttggtgaggtgtctgttaaggtcttagGTCCATTTTCTAATATAGTGATTTGTTTTCCTATGGTCGAGTTTTTACAGTTCTTTGTATAAATTTTGTAtgacagtcctttatcagatgtgggttttgcaaatattttctcccagtctttgctaAGGAGATAAGTTCCTAGAGACAAAAGTTGTTACAGCGGTTTTCTGATCTCCAGAGTAGTTTGATACTAGGGCATAAGTGCAACATTAGTTCCAGCTTCCCCAGTTTCTGGATTGCGGCAGATAAGGCTGTTTCGTTGGCAGACCAGTTTTGCAGTGTTGTTCTGGGAGTCGTTCCTGTTAATTCGGTCTAgagcctcctccttcctctttccactgAGTTTGTAAAGGACTTAATTCCCCAGATTAAGTTTATTGCTGCTTAAAATAGCTAGAGGGCTTTCTGTTTATGCAACTGAATCTCAACTGATATGATTGTTAGGTGAAAAATGCAGGCCACTGAACACTATATCACTTCCTGATGGCAAAACTAATCCAGGTGTTTGTGTCTCTGCCTGCTCAATTCCTTTGAAATAACAAAGACAAATGAGGAGGAGAGGgtagaggaggggaggaagaagagaagtagTTGATAGTTGCACCATTAAGTGGGGCATGGTGCCGTCATCAGAACAAAAACTTTTTGAAACTTTTGAAAGATATTAAGCCAGTGAGATCAAATAGAGGGAAGTTAATGATGCTAAATACTCAAAGCAAGCAATATAGGGCTGAGAAAAGATCTTTGGAGTAACTGTAAATTCTGAATATCTGGGCCAGTAGAGGGAAAATTGAAGGACTTCAGTTTGAAAACTGTGTGGGGGTCCTAGACTTGGAGTACTATTcttggtgaaaaataaaaatggcaagcaataggatatattggagaatatgaggaagccatttggtataaacctaattcggcctgaccttgtctttccaaaagggcctgaccgtggctgttgagcatgctttgtatatctgctttagatattccttctggcaagaacaaaggcccttgagattaaggtgcaacttccctccccatcccaacGTTGGcttctccttaaggattaagcatctttccttaggctagaaactgattgctgcgctcacctgtggccgcccagctcgagacaaatagacttgcctcctgctacaccctcaGAGATAGCAGatccactacctgctgtgtccatcaagtgctgtgctgacagggcaatcttgtgactattgtgggagggacatttcaatcatatgtgaaacatcctatatgggggtatataaccactctgtatacctcacttctttggtgccctttcttcctttaggaagaaaggccccaggccatggtcctcagatttcagctcagaataaactcacccaaattttcatttgtagattggttatggattattttcgtcgacattgGTCTTCCCCTCTAGGCTTCATTTTGCTTAGATGACTTGTTATGTAAAGTGATTGGTTTTACCCAACATGTTTCTAATAGGTGAAATAAGGACAGGgtgttttaaaatacacacaggaTTTTGTATTTATTCAGGTACAGTGaagccaacagatcaggagataATTGACTCTGAAAAGACTGTTTGTTACTCACAATTCTCAAGAGTAGGGGTCATGCCCCACAATGCAGGGCCACACGGGGAAGCACCAGAGCTGGCGAAGAGGCAGAAGGAGTGAGCATATAGCATGGACATGAGCCTTTATTGCGGTTTCCACAGGAAATGCAAGCTAGGCAGAGTAAGGAGATTTAGGATTggatagtttgaataatttttcagGCTCTGGATTATAGTGGCTGtctctagttgtctggtaccAGGCCCAGGGATGATTAAAGCAGGGGGATAATGGCTCAGCCCAGTAAAGGAGGTGGTTGAAGGATTGAGCTCTGGATCAGTTGGTTTGCATTTGAGGAATGTGCTCTTGGGCAAGTGTTTGCTATCTTTAGGAATTAGGTAACCCTGGGAGAAGCAGTCTCTCATGGATCAGCAAAGCCTCAGATGCCAGAGCatccaagaatacagaaaatcagaaaatatatttaatacacaGACAAAGAAGGGGAGTAAGTTCTCCCAGATAACTTAGAGATATAGAATCAGTAACTTTAAAGAAATTTGCAGATGTGTCAGAAACCATTTGGATTTACTTTATGAATCCAAGCATTCAACAATTAAAGTATGTAAATTTTGAGAGAGTTGTTTAACAAAGTTTTAAGGTTCTTATGGATGAATAACTAGGTAACATTTGCTGAATGCTCAGTTTGCTGGGCACCAGTCTAAGAAATTTACATGTGTTAGTTAATCCCCCACAATCCCATGCCAATAGGTATTAGTATTATTGCAGTTTGCacttggggaaactgaagcttagagagattaaataacttgcccaagttcatgcTGCTAGTAAGTGGGAGCTGGCATTTAAAACCCAGTGCAGTCTGACCTTAGAGTCCAAACTCGTAATCATTCTTCTCTATGACCTCTCTGCCTGCAATAAATTTATAACAGGTAATTACACATACTTACAAAGGTTTTGGATTGAAGGTCAGTTTAGCATGATAGTTGAGGAtgtaatggggataataacagtaccaaGTTCATAATGTTTGTACAAGGAATAAATTAGTTAATgtaatgcatttaaaatagtgtctggcaatgtagtaagcactcaaaaaatgttagctattattattatgcatATTCTCCCTTAATAAGTATTTAATCTTGTATGGAAATTTATTGGCCCAATGTCTAAATAAAGTCTCTATAATTATGATTAAGACCTAGtcgttaataaaaataaatttaaaagtcagtAGCTGACTTCTTACACTTTGTAATACCCACGATAACACAAATtcccaaataaaaagagaaattggcaTTATAAGAccattaataattattttaatattctttaaagtGTTTGACAGGCACAAGCATTACATTCATTGCCCTAAATTGTTACTGTATATGGGAATGAACTTAAGAATGTAATAATTTTCTTATGtggtttcatttcatttttttttacttagagaAAAACGGTTACAGGAATGGAAAGctcttaagaaaaaacaaaaatttggagaattaagagaaatttctggaaatcAGTATGTGAATGAAGtcacaaatgcagaaaaagatGTATGGGTTATAATTCATCTATACAGATCAAGGTAATTACCAtagcatttttatgaaatgttaaTATACTAATGTTTTAAGGTATGTATTTCTGGTGTTAAGGTTTTATAAAGCATAAAACAAAGACTACTCaagaaaaatatgtgtatatatatgtacatgtatgtatagaGTCATTTGGCTTCAGggattaaataaagtattttaatatatcttcATGTCTAACTTAAAGGACTTGTCACACTTCTTAGAAAAATAAGTACTCTTTggcagttaattaaaaaaaaaacttgttatggaaaatttcaaaaatacagaaaagtaatgATAAAGTGAGTGTCCTAAATAGTGGCCAGGTAGATTGAACAAtgaacattttgccatatttgtatcattttgtgtgtgtgtgtgaatttgcagaaccatttcaaagtaaattacacACAGCATGATGctttacttctaaatatttcagcatgtatcATCAAAACATAAGGACTTTTTTCTACATAACCACTGTTGAAAACAAAACGCCACCGAGTAAAcgtgaagatctaattggctttattcaatgattcaggAATCGGGCAACATCTCCTCTAGCAAGCAGAGAGATACTCCTAGGAGTTAATGCAAAATGGAAGGGTTTTataggaaggagggtggggcaaggaagttattagcaaaaaaaaagaaaggattattttgggtCAGGACATCTCCTCTTTGAGGGGGAGGGAAAGTCAAGGATTTCATCGTGCAGAttacctcttcttcctctggggcATGGAGAGGGCCCAAGCCACAGATTACCTCATTGGTACtttccagaaaattccagactggttGATGAAGACTACATTTCTGGGGAAGGTCAAAACTGCTATTACGTAAAGATTTAAATCTAGGTTTGGTATCATGGGCTTTAGCACAAGTGTTGCCATTTTGGTCCTgcggtttttctttttaacataataccattttctcacctaagaaaattaacaataattcctaaTAGCATCTAATACCCATTCCTTACTCAAATTTCCCCAACTGACTTCAAAATGtcatttataaatacatatgttttTGAATAAGGATCCAGTCAAGCATTATGCTGTGGATTTGGATATATCATGCCACTTAAGTcttttttaagagaatatttcCCTCACAGCCCCTCCAACCCTCAAACAGTTAATTTTAGAGTGACAAGTTGTGCAAGGTATAACCCCAATCTCCCTAGGCCTCACCAGCCCGGTATAATAATTGGGAACAGTGGACCTTTCCCCAACTCTGTGCCATAAAGGAGCCGCGAGCTCCCAGAGTTTCATAAATCCCTCATCGAAACAGCCCCTCTAGCTTTAgttcccagcccctctgcctgggctCGAAGCCAAACCAGCAACAGAGGCCATGACAGCAGCCCTCAGTGTTCTTATCTCGTTCTCTgaataaagaatttcttttctcttcaggtCCTTAGAGAAATTCTGTACAGAGCAATTTATGCAAATTTGAGCCCTGCTGTTTATCAGCTTACCAGTTCCTCAGACAAATATTGATAGGCTACCATGCcccataaaagaagatattactaaccaagagtgacaaatgttggagaggttgtggaggaaaaggaaccctcatacacagttggtgggaaagcaaactggtgcagccactgtggaaaacagtatggagatttctcaaaaagttaaaagtagaaataccttatgacccagccatcccactactgggtatctatcctaagaacctgaaatcagcaattccaaaagtcccatgcacccctatgttcattgcagcattatttacaatagccaagatgtggaaccaacctaagtgcccagcaactgatgattggataaagaagatatggtatacatatacaatggaatactactcagccataaaaaaggacaaaatcgtcccattcacaacatggatggaccttgagggtattatgttaagtgaaataagccagacagagaaagacgaactctgtatgactccactcacaggtggaagttaacatatagacaaagagaactgattggtggttactaggggaaagggtggggggagggcacaaagggtgaagtggtgccaCCTACAAcgtgactaacaataatgtacaactgaaatttcacaaggttgtaaactatcataatcttaattaaaaaaagacgTTACTTTTATTGTAACTAAAATGCTTggtaattaatttttgaataatttaaagCCTTAAAAAGAATCATTTCTCGTTTTTCCTATACCACTTATCTGGTTAAACCAGTTCGTAAATACTTCTGATTTGGGTTCTTCACAAACAAGTATGAGAAATCCAACATTTACACTCCCGGAATCTGTGTGTGACAAATGTTAAATACTGAAGTGGTTCACTGAATGTCTTTTCAGAGACTCATTATGATCAGCAGAATAGATGTTGGTTCTGAACGCCCACACCATggtataaaattatttacattaatgGTTATTTCTAGGTAAATTACTAGTTTTGACAAATCgttttcaaaaattcttcaaAGAGGTTGAATGTGTTTTAGTCTCAGCTAGGCTGTTTTAAACTGTCATATGCTTTGATGGACTCAGAGTAAGGATCTGTTTTTATAACATGTTAGGTATTTGTTACCTTCTCAGAAGGCTTTTTGGGGGCAATCTACAATAGTTAcataaaatattagttttcttgACATTAAGAAAATGCACTCATATGTCAAtataaaagatacattttaagaaaattaatggattttttttgcaactagacttttggtagtgaacatgatacagtctatacagaagttgaaatataatgatgtacacctgaaatttatgtaatgttataaaccaatgtgatctaTTTTATTAGACTGACATGAGtagtctgttttttaaagatactGTGTgtactgtttctcttttttagcATCCCAATGTGTTTGTTGGTTAACCAGCATCTTAGTCTCCTAGCAAGAAAGTTTCCAGAAACTAAATTTGTTAAAGCCATCGTGAATAGCTGTATTCAACACTACCATGACAATTGTTTACCAACAATTTTTGCTTATAAAAATGGTCAGATAGAAGGCAAATTCATTGGAATTATAGAATGTGGAGGGATAAATCTCAAGCTAGAAGGtaatgacattattttaaaaatttgtttataaaaaaataggtgaaaacttCTACATGTTAACAAGTATTATGAAAGTCTATTTCCGTAAAACATAAGGTTTTCCCCCTTGATTCCAGTCTCTTTTATGCCTCCAGATTAATTTTTTGACAATAATACTCTTATTATAACACCCACTTGCTTAAATCCTTAATGGTTCCTTGTCTcaaataagttatttattttattttgaggaagataagccctgagctaactactgccagtcctcctctttttgctgaggaagcctggccctgagctaacatccgtgcccatcttcctctagtttatatgtgggacgcctaccacagcatggcatgccaagcggtgccatgtccgcacccaggatccgaaccagcgaaccccgggccaccgagaagctgaatgtgcgaacttaaccgctgcgccaccgggccggcccctcaattaaGTTAACAattcagaatttctgcttgaGAATTTCCGCCCATGTAGCCAAATATATTTCTGGATGCTTTCCAGTTTCTGCTCCAGCCAGGTTCGCCTTCAACCACTACCCCAGACATACATTActcatttgtgattttttgtttcatACTCTTTCCCTATACCCAAAATACCCTACCCTTCTCTACCCTCGCTTCCAAACCCGATTCCTTCATGGGTTTCCTAGATTTCCATTTATCCCATTATGTGATTCTGGACCAATTATAATCTATCTTCATCTTCTCTACTGAATTTCTATAGCATATATTCTCTATACaacttatttttcacttatcCATGTATAATCTGATTTTGTTGGTTAATCAATTCTCTTTGAGTTTTGTCTCCCTAACAAGTACAAGGACCATGcttcctattattttttttcatagtaCATAGCACAGGACTTTGATAATTTTTACTTCCTAGCCTAATTCTAAGGCCATATCCTTGATCTAGTCATTTCCTGGAACTActttaattctatattttttaaatctttttctcttaccATTGTGTTAAAGCCATCGTGAATAGTTGTTTTTAACAGCCATTCTTTCACTCTATCATTCCGCTAAAGCTGTTTGTTCACTGAGACCTCCAATACTTTAATTGTTCCAGAATTacccccttttccttctcctagTCTCTAAGGTTCCTCTTCGTTTTACCACCTTGTTTTTTCTGCTTGGATCTCATCCCTTTAACTAAAAAAATTAACACGTAGGAGTACAACAATAATATAGCAAACATTCATGAAATCATTTACCAAAAATAACAAAGGTGAACATTTGTTCATGTTTGCTTCagctatttctttgtttattgttgaAATAAACATTACAGATATAGTTGAAGTTacttatatttccatttctagtcccattcccctccctgcctccttagAGGCAATCACTGTCATGAATAGCATGTTATCTGGTCCATGCTTTTTTCaaattgatatattaaaaaaatttttgtttgtcgtaaaatacacataacatgaaatttaccatcttaaccacgttttaaatatataatacagtatttttaactatagttactatgctgtacattacatacctaggacttatttattttatgttactttatttaaccatttttaattatatagttcagtgacattaagtacattcacaccgTTGTGCtatcatcaccattatccatCTCTAAAACTCTTTTCATCTGGCGTAACTGCaactctctacccattaaacaataattcccccattcctctctccctccagcccctgaaaATCACCATTCTAATTTCTGACTTTATACTACTCTCagtacttcatataagtgaatCATAatagtgtttgtccttttgtgactgacctctttcacttagcataatgtcctcaaagtttatccatgttgtagcatgtgtcagaatttccttcctttttaagactgaataatattccattatatgtttataccacatttcatttacccattcatctgtcgatggacacttgggttgcatctaccttttagctattgtgaacaatgctcctgtgaacatggatgtacaaataatCGTTctagtccctgttttcaatttttttgggtatatactcagatgtagaattgctgtatcatatggtaattctattttaattttttgagcaacactatactgtcttccatagtgatTGCGCTGTTTCACATTCCCAATactgcacaagggttccaatttctccacatcctcaccaacatctgttattttctgtctttttttatagtaACCATCCTGATGTGTGTGTGCGGTGTTTTCCCCATTGATTTTTGTTTCCTATGTCATTTTTCATGGTTCAAAAAATGCTTCAATTTGTTTCTGAAATCTCTATGTTCCactggtctatttgtctgtccCTGAATCAATATAGCACTATGTTAATCACTATAGCTTTATAACAATCTGTTGTCTCTAGTAGAGcaagttttcaaaatttcatataaatgttgGAATTAGTCAAATTCTGTGAAAAAGCCTGTTGATTATTTATTAGAATCCTATTTATAGATTAATTATTGGAGACTTGATATCTTAATAACAATGAATGTTCCTATCCATGAATGagatatattttgtcatttattttggtcttctttaatggtttttgtaattttcctcataaatataacatatatattatgttttttaatgtaatatattttggaattttcctcataaaagcattttgtaattttcttcataaatgtTCTATTCATCTATacagtacttaggaataaatttaacaaaatgaattTGCAGGCATGGGGAATTTTTGgttatcaatttaattctttttagtttctctcttGGATATATTTTGGTAATTcacatttttgttgaaatttttccattaaagttttcaaatatactGGGGTAAgttttttcatactattctcaTAACTTTAAAATCTTTACCGTAGTTATGCCCCATGTAAATTCTGTGTCTTATTTGGTTTCTTTCGCTTACTTGTGATCATTTTTGCCTGAGGTATGTCTGCTAGcctcttcaaagaaccagcttttgattttgttggTCACCTcttactgattttgtttttctctttttgctaaagTCTTTTCTTCATTATAGCCCTCTTTCTGCTTTCCTTGggtttgctttattgttttttcccAGCTTCTTGATTTGAACTTTTAAACCACttattttcagtcattttaaaataaacagtttaaccataaaatttccctttaagtatAACTTTGCTATGTCTAATGTGTATTTTGATGTTGTAGTAAATTTCATTGTCATCCAGTTCTAAATACATCATCACTTCCACGTTAATTTTATTAGTCAACTTGTGTTTCATATAGATGagaaattctttttctcatttttccgaGATTTTTATCTGATTTAATGATGGATTATTTATTGCAGAACTTGAATGGAAGCTAGCAGAAGTTGGAGCAATACAGACTGATTTggaagaaaaccccaaaaaagaCATTGTAGATGTGATGGTATCTTCAATAAGAAACGCTTCTATTTATGATGACACTAACAGTTCAAACAGTGATAATGATGATACCAAATAGAAAGAACTATGTAATAAATAGCTTGAAAGTGTTTATATACTGAATGTTTTATTTGCCACTGCCTTTACAATCAGAGGTTAGaacatttatagatttatttttatttttatattagaattATAGCTTATATGTCATTTCAGAAACTTTTAGGCATTTCAGAATATTCATTGCCTCcaacaaaatcagaatttttactgaacccttaatatttttctgtggCTTATCCTTTTTCCGACCCATGTTggacaaaaacacaaatattacAAGTCCTCTGTGTTGCCAACTCACTTCCAGAGA of Equus quagga isolate Etosha38 chromosome 3, UCLA_HA_Equagga_1.0, whole genome shotgun sequence contains these proteins:
- the PDCL2 gene encoding phosducin-like protein 2, which codes for MQKNEVGLLTPKDPNEDTEWNEILRNFGILPPKEEPKDEIEEMVLRLQKEAMVKPYEKMTLAQLKEAEDEFDDEDMKAIEIYREKRLQEWKALKKKQKFGELREISGNQYVNEVTNAEKDVWVIIHLYRSSIPMCLLVNQHLSLLARKFPETKFVKAIVNSCIQHYHDNCLPTIFAYKNGQIEGKFIGIIECGGINLKLEELEWKLAEVGAIQTDLEENPKKDIVDVMVSSIRNASIYDDTNSSNSDNDDTK